One Pontibacter deserti genomic region harbors:
- the scpA gene encoding methylmalonyl-CoA mutase, whose protein sequence is MKPDFSKIDISKVAAANGTPAPADANVWKTPEQIKVKTFYTSEDAAHFEHLDFTAGLPPYLRGPYSTMYVQKPWTIRQYAGFSTAEESNAFYRRNLAGGQKGLSVAFDLATHRGYDSDHPRVVGDVGKAGVAIDSVEDMKILFDQIPLNEMSVSMTMNGAVLPIMAFYIVAAEEQGVKPEQLSGTIQNDILKEFMVRNTYIYPPEPSMKIIADIFAYTSKKMPRFNSISISGYHMQEAGATADIELAYTLADGLEYVRTGLQAGMDIDDFAPRLSFFWAIGMNHFMEIAKMRAARMLWAKLLKQFNPKNPKSLALRTHCQTSGWSLTEQDPFNNVTRTCVEALAAALGGTQSLHTNALDEAIALPTDFSARIARNTQIYIQQETNITKVVDPWGGSYYVEALTHELAHKAWALIEEVEELGGMAKAIETGLPKMRIEEAAARKQARIDAGKDIIVGVNKYKPEQEQEIEILDIDNTAVRESQLRRLANVKENRDQNTVTKALEALTNAAQSGEGNLLDLAVEAARHRATLGEISDALEKVYGRHKAVIRAISGVYSAEITDDENFERAKALADQFEELEGRRPRIMVAKMGQDGHDRGSKVIATSFADLGFDVDIGPLFQTPAEVAMQAAENDVHVVGVSSLAAGHKTLVPQLIEELRKLNRDDIMVIVGGVIPAQDYDFLFKAGAAGVFGPGTIISVAAQNILEKLISNVNELES, encoded by the coding sequence ATGAAGCCTGATTTTTCGAAAATAGACATAAGTAAAGTTGCGGCAGCTAATGGTACACCAGCACCAGCTGATGCCAACGTCTGGAAAACGCCGGAGCAGATAAAGGTAAAGACCTTTTATACTTCGGAAGATGCCGCGCACTTTGAACACCTGGATTTTACTGCCGGTTTACCGCCTTATTTACGTGGCCCCTACAGCACCATGTATGTGCAAAAGCCCTGGACCATTCGTCAGTATGCCGGTTTCTCTACAGCTGAGGAAAGTAACGCCTTTTATCGCCGCAACCTGGCTGGCGGGCAAAAAGGTTTGTCAGTAGCTTTTGATTTGGCTACACATCGTGGTTACGACTCCGATCATCCGCGTGTAGTTGGCGATGTTGGTAAAGCCGGTGTGGCTATCGACTCTGTGGAGGACATGAAAATCCTGTTCGACCAGATCCCGCTGAACGAAATGTCGGTTTCCATGACTATGAACGGTGCAGTGTTGCCGATCATGGCGTTTTACATTGTGGCTGCTGAAGAGCAGGGGGTAAAACCGGAGCAACTGAGTGGTACCATTCAGAACGACATCCTGAAGGAGTTTATGGTGCGCAACACCTACATCTATCCGCCGGAGCCAAGTATGAAGATCATCGCCGACATCTTCGCTTATACTTCTAAAAAGATGCCGCGCTTCAATTCCATTTCCATATCGGGGTACCATATGCAGGAAGCCGGCGCCACCGCTGATATTGAGCTGGCTTATACCTTGGCTGATGGCCTGGAGTATGTGCGCACCGGTTTGCAGGCAGGCATGGACATCGATGATTTCGCGCCGCGCTTATCGTTCTTCTGGGCTATTGGCATGAACCACTTTATGGAGATCGCCAAGATGCGTGCTGCGCGTATGCTTTGGGCTAAACTCTTGAAGCAATTCAACCCTAAAAACCCGAAATCTTTAGCACTTAGAACACACTGCCAGACCTCAGGCTGGAGCTTAACCGAGCAGGACCCGTTCAATAACGTAACCCGAACTTGTGTAGAAGCTTTAGCGGCTGCACTTGGTGGAACACAAAGCTTACACACCAACGCCTTGGATGAAGCCATTGCCCTGCCAACTGACTTCTCTGCTCGTATTGCCCGAAACACACAGATCTATATTCAGCAGGAAACCAACATTACCAAAGTGGTTGACCCTTGGGGTGGCTCTTATTACGTGGAAGCTCTGACGCACGAGCTGGCACATAAAGCCTGGGCATTAATAGAAGAAGTGGAAGAACTGGGTGGTATGGCGAAGGCTATAGAAACTGGCCTGCCTAAAATGCGCATTGAGGAAGCCGCTGCCCGCAAACAAGCCCGAATAGATGCTGGCAAAGACATTATAGTTGGCGTAAACAAGTATAAACCAGAGCAGGAACAGGAAATCGAGATCTTGGATATCGACAACACAGCCGTTCGTGAATCGCAGTTGCGAAGACTTGCCAATGTTAAAGAAAACCGTGATCAGAATACTGTTACAAAAGCACTGGAGGCACTAACAAATGCGGCACAGTCTGGTGAAGGCAATTTACTGGACCTGGCCGTAGAAGCAGCTCGCCACCGCGCTACGTTGGGCGAGATTTCAGATGCCTTAGAGAAAGTATACGGCAGACACAAAGCAGTAATAAGAGCTATATCAGGAGTGTATTCAGCAGAAATAACCGACGACGAGAATTTTGAGCGTGCTAAGGCATTAGCTGATCAGTTTGAAGAACTGGAAGGCCGCCGCCCACGCATTATGGTTGCCAAAATGGGCCAGGATGGTCATGACCGCGGCTCTAAAGTAATCGCCACCTCCTTCGCCGACCTCGGCTTCGATGTGGACATTGGCCCATTATTCCAGACCCCAGCCGAAGTAGCCATGCAAGCCGCCGAAAACGACGTGCACGTGGTGGGTGTAAGCAGTTTGGCAGCCGGCCATAAAACACTGGTTCCACAGTTGATAGAAGAACTCCGCAAGCTAAACCGCGATGATATTATGGTTATAGTTGGCGGCGTTATCCCGGCCCAGGACTACGACTTCCTGTTTAAAGCTGGCGCTGCAGGTGTGTTTGGTCCGGGAACTATTATCTCTGTTGCCGCACAGAATATTTTGGAGAAGTTGATCTCTAATGTTAATGAGTTAGAGAGTTAG
- a CDS encoding YybH family protein, producing the protein MATMASNLKLLYLTLLTMAATTILSSFTMPKGDAVQEVKKALEGQIAAWNKGDLETAMTFYWNSPEMLWVSKNGTEKGYQQVYDMFLQDFTDRSKMGIYTYEPLHIEQVSDKAVYFVFRWKIELEGELLMGGVSSQVWKKIGSRWVVTSEHAS; encoded by the coding sequence ATGGCAACAATGGCCAGTAACCTGAAACTACTTTACCTGACACTACTAACTATGGCTGCTACAACTATACTTTCGTCGTTTACCATGCCTAAAGGCGATGCCGTACAGGAAGTAAAGAAAGCGCTGGAAGGGCAGATTGCTGCCTGGAACAAAGGCGACCTGGAAACAGCCATGACCTTTTACTGGAACTCTCCGGAAATGCTCTGGGTAAGTAAGAACGGTACCGAAAAAGGATATCAGCAAGTATACGACATGTTTCTGCAGGACTTTACTGACCGCAGTAAAATGGGAATTTATACTTATGAGCCGCTGCACATAGAGCAGGTATCTGATAAAGCCGTATACTTTGTTTTCCGGTGGAAGATAGAACTAGAAGGCGAACTGTTGATGGGAGGTGTATCATCGCAGGTCTGGAAGAAAATTGGCAGCCGCTGGGTAGTAACCTCCGAGCACGCCAGTTAG
- a CDS encoding methylmalonyl-CoA mutase subunit beta — MTDENKHTQKLFSEFTPATAADWEERARKDLRDTPLEQLTWHTYEGIDVKPYYTKEDVQQLPALQQKPGTYPYLRGSKTDANTWQNIQEIKVDGDSNAAIDKAADALSRGADGVHFILPHPDHFDIVYLLGKIDLNKHFVAYTLPNKLDHFPNRLYSKLAANQVSPQKLRGFIKYDPMTAKGELSREENKAIVEVLNLAKESPEFYGITISGTNFSSIGASATQEIAYTLSAAVAYMHRLTNAGESAESVLQDMQFHMAAGTNYFFEIAKLRAMRLLWAAVVDAYMAPPSLAARLRIHSSTSSWYQTTLDPYVNMLRVTTEAMSAVIAGADSLTVSPFDSTFRSSEEFSERIARNVSIILKEEAYLDKAIDPAAGSYYLESLTNQLATKAWELFQEVEAKGGFEAAYESGFILGSITEVSRRKFRDIATGRMVLVGTNKYPNPKEKIDFDPEELIQSHEFDTTRAAYPTEVMRMATELHLRKRLRRPKVIVAVIGDAEKRQVNASFAKEFFSCAGFDTEMQQYNSVEEASDKLQSTAAEVLVVASSEAAYIREFGPRLRSHHAKPTMILADNPQHMKDEMIANGYDEFIFEDCDMKSILDLVHRKLHGNNGQ, encoded by the coding sequence ATGACGGACGAGAACAAACATACTCAGAAGCTATTCTCGGAATTTACTCCTGCCACGGCAGCCGACTGGGAAGAGCGCGCCCGTAAAGACCTCCGCGACACACCCCTGGAGCAGCTCACCTGGCATACCTACGAAGGCATCGATGTCAAACCTTATTATACCAAAGAAGACGTACAACAACTGCCTGCGTTACAGCAAAAGCCTGGTACTTACCCGTACCTGCGCGGCAGCAAAACAGATGCAAACACCTGGCAGAACATACAGGAAATTAAAGTAGACGGCGATAGCAATGCTGCCATAGACAAGGCTGCAGATGCACTGAGCCGCGGAGCTGACGGAGTACATTTTATACTTCCACACCCCGATCACTTTGACATTGTATACCTGCTGGGCAAAATAGACCTGAACAAACATTTTGTAGCCTATACATTACCCAACAAACTGGATCACTTCCCGAACCGCCTCTACAGCAAACTGGCGGCAAACCAGGTATCACCTCAAAAACTGCGTGGTTTCATTAAGTATGACCCCATGACCGCCAAGGGGGAACTGTCGAGGGAAGAAAATAAAGCTATAGTTGAGGTTCTGAATCTTGCCAAAGAAAGCCCTGAATTTTACGGCATCACCATTAGTGGTACTAACTTCAGCAGCATTGGTGCTTCGGCTACCCAGGAAATTGCTTATACTTTAAGTGCTGCTGTTGCTTATATGCACCGCCTGACTAATGCAGGAGAATCTGCGGAATCTGTGCTCCAGGATATGCAGTTTCATATGGCAGCTGGCACCAATTATTTCTTCGAGATAGCAAAACTGCGTGCTATGCGCCTGCTCTGGGCTGCCGTGGTTGATGCGTATATGGCTCCGCCTTCGCTGGCTGCCAGGTTGCGCATCCATAGCAGTACATCCAGCTGGTACCAAACCACCCTGGACCCATACGTGAACATGCTGCGTGTAACTACTGAAGCCATGTCGGCAGTTATTGCCGGTGCTGATTCGCTTACGGTTTCTCCATTCGACAGTACATTCAGATCTTCAGAAGAATTTTCGGAGCGCATAGCCCGCAACGTATCTATTATACTGAAAGAAGAAGCTTACCTGGATAAAGCCATTGATCCGGCTGCCGGCTCTTATTACCTGGAGTCACTCACGAATCAGCTGGCAACTAAAGCCTGGGAACTATTTCAGGAAGTAGAAGCCAAAGGTGGTTTTGAAGCAGCCTACGAAAGCGGATTTATACTTGGCTCGATCACTGAAGTAAGCCGCCGTAAGTTCCGTGATATTGCTACTGGCCGTATGGTGCTGGTTGGCACAAACAAATATCCGAACCCGAAAGAAAAAATAGATTTTGACCCGGAAGAGCTTATTCAAAGCCATGAGTTTGATACCACCCGCGCTGCTTATCCAACCGAAGTAATGCGTATGGCCACTGAACTGCATTTGCGCAAGCGCCTGCGCCGCCCTAAAGTTATAGTTGCGGTTATCGGAGATGCTGAGAAACGCCAGGTAAATGCCAGCTTTGCAAAAGAGTTCTTTAGCTGTGCCGGCTTCGATACCGAGATGCAACAATACAACAGCGTTGAAGAAGCATCAGATAAATTACAAAGTACAGCCGCTGAGGTGTTAGTGGTAGCCTCTTCTGAAGCCGCTTATATACGCGAGTTTGGTCCGCGCCTGCGCAGCCACCATGCCAAGCCAACTATGATTCTGGCTGACAACCCACAGCACATGAAAGATGAAATGATTGCTAACGGGTATGATGAATTTATTTTCGAGGACTGCGACATGAAGAGCATCCTGGACTTGGTTCATAGAAAATTGCATGGCAACAATGGCCAGTAA
- a CDS encoding bifunctional metallophosphatase/5'-nucleotidase, producing MKRRDFLKYSAVGAAGLSVLGLPFSTEAASKTIRLTILHTNDQHSRIDPFPNDGRKHAGMGGMARRASLVDKIRKEELNVLLLDAGDIWQGTPYFNFFNGELEYKLMSDMKYDAATLGNHDFDLGLEGLAKQLPLAGFEFLNANYDFSKTILKDKFKPYKVFEKDGLRIGVFGLGIELEGLVGKKQFGETVYLDPVAKAQEMVTELRENQKCHMVICLSHLGYSYQSEKIDDRKLAGQVSGIDLILGGHTHTFMEQPEVLRHENGHETLINQVGWAGIYLGRIDFEFNKKTKQKTSIKTAALPVDNPVLTS from the coding sequence ATGAAGAGAAGAGATTTTTTAAAGTATAGCGCAGTAGGAGCGGCCGGTTTATCTGTACTTGGGTTACCGTTCAGCACAGAAGCTGCCAGCAAAACTATAAGACTTACCATTCTGCATACCAACGACCAGCACTCGCGCATCGATCCGTTTCCGAACGATGGCCGCAAGCATGCCGGAATGGGTGGTATGGCCCGCCGCGCCAGTTTGGTAGATAAGATCCGAAAGGAAGAACTGAATGTGTTATTGCTTGATGCCGGTGACATCTGGCAGGGAACACCATACTTCAACTTTTTTAACGGCGAGCTGGAGTATAAGCTGATGAGTGACATGAAGTACGATGCTGCCACATTAGGTAACCATGACTTCGACCTGGGGCTGGAAGGACTGGCAAAGCAATTACCTTTGGCTGGTTTTGAGTTCCTGAATGCTAACTACGATTTTTCTAAAACCATTCTGAAAGATAAATTTAAGCCTTACAAGGTTTTTGAAAAGGACGGACTGCGCATTGGGGTATTCGGCTTAGGGATAGAACTGGAGGGCCTGGTTGGTAAAAAGCAGTTTGGTGAGACTGTATACTTAGACCCTGTAGCAAAAGCGCAGGAAATGGTAACCGAGCTTCGCGAGAATCAGAAGTGCCACATGGTTATTTGCCTGTCGCATTTGGGTTATAGTTACCAGTCTGAGAAAATTGATGATCGGAAGCTAGCAGGGCAGGTAAGCGGCATCGATCTTATACTTGGTGGTCATACCCATACTTTTATGGAGCAACCGGAGGTGCTACGCCACGAAAACGGGCACGAAACACTCATCAACCAGGTAGGTTGGGCCGGTATTTATTTGGGCAGAATCGACTTTGAATTCAACAAAAAAACGAAGCAAAAGACAAGTATAAAAACGGCTGCGCTGCCTGTGGATAACCCTGTATTAACTTCGTGA
- a CDS encoding amidohydrolase — translation MQQKALLTILGAGLLTLSAQAQDTKLLAKANALADKIEPKVIEWRRDYHQYPELGNRETKTAAKIAKQLKSYGIEVETGVAHTGVVGILKGDKPGPVVALRADIDGLPVTERADLAFASKEKSTYNGQEVGVMHACGHDTHIAMLLGAAEILASMKKDLKGTVKFIFQPAEEGAPIGEEGGAYLMVKEGVLTKGPKPEVIFGLHINSQTEVGQIKYRPGGTMASADIFRINVKGKQVHGAYPWAGVDPIVVSAQIINGLQTIISRQTELAEDAAVVTVGSIHGGVRNNIIPEEVKMEGTIRALNTEMQKKIHEKVKLTATKIAESAGATAEVSFHPQTPVTFNDPALTGKMLPTLQAVAGRENVILSKAVTGAEDFAFFQEKIPGLYLFVGGMKKGTKPENAPAHHTPDFHIDEAGMKLGVKTLTHLTLNYMEGKGKKAL, via the coding sequence ATGCAACAGAAAGCTTTACTAACTATACTTGGTGCCGGCTTACTTACCTTGTCTGCCCAGGCGCAGGATACCAAACTACTCGCGAAGGCAAATGCCTTGGCCGATAAAATAGAGCCTAAAGTAATAGAATGGCGTCGCGATTATCATCAGTACCCGGAACTAGGTAACAGGGAAACCAAAACAGCGGCAAAAATTGCAAAGCAGCTGAAGTCGTATGGCATTGAAGTAGAAACCGGCGTGGCGCACACCGGTGTGGTCGGTATTTTAAAAGGAGATAAACCCGGACCTGTGGTGGCTTTGCGTGCCGATATTGATGGATTGCCTGTAACAGAACGTGCTGACCTGGCTTTCGCCTCCAAAGAAAAAAGTACTTATAACGGGCAGGAAGTAGGGGTAATGCACGCCTGCGGCCACGATACACATATTGCCATGTTGTTAGGTGCAGCTGAGATTCTGGCAAGTATGAAAAAGGATCTGAAAGGCACGGTAAAATTTATTTTTCAGCCTGCCGAGGAAGGTGCTCCGATAGGCGAAGAAGGCGGCGCTTACCTGATGGTGAAAGAAGGGGTACTGACCAAAGGTCCCAAGCCGGAAGTTATTTTTGGCCTGCATATTAACTCTCAGACTGAAGTGGGGCAGATAAAGTATAGACCGGGTGGTACTATGGCCAGTGCCGATATCTTCAGAATAAATGTGAAAGGCAAGCAGGTGCACGGCGCTTACCCGTGGGCTGGAGTAGATCCGATCGTGGTTTCTGCACAGATCATAAATGGCTTACAAACTATAATCAGCAGGCAAACCGAACTTGCGGAAGATGCTGCAGTTGTAACGGTGGGAAGTATACACGGTGGCGTGCGCAATAACATTATACCGGAGGAGGTGAAGATGGAAGGAACCATACGTGCCCTGAACACCGAGATGCAGAAAAAGATACATGAGAAGGTAAAGCTAACAGCTACTAAGATTGCCGAAAGCGCCGGTGCCACCGCCGAAGTCTCTTTTCATCCGCAGACACCGGTAACCTTTAACGACCCTGCTTTAACTGGTAAAATGCTGCCAACACTGCAGGCAGTTGCTGGCCGCGAAAATGTGATTCTTAGTAAAGCAGTAACAGGAGCCGAAGACTTCGCCTTCTTTCAGGAGAAAATTCCGGGGTTATACCTGTTTGTGGGTGGCATGAAAAAAGGCACAAAACCTGAAAATGCACCGGCACACCACACCCCTGATTTCCATATAGACGAAGCTGGTATGAAGTTGGGCGTAAAAACCCTGACTCACCTGACGCTGAACTATATGGAAGGCAAAGGGAAGAAAGCATTGTAA
- a CDS encoding YkvA family protein → MLRNWKEIVRKLKEDIYTLYLASRDPRIPFMAKVVLVLTVAYAFSPIDLIPDFIPVLGYLDDLLLLPLGIWLSIKLMPADVLEEYRQKARQTLQHPRKTSYTMAAVIVIIWLLIGYWVYQAYISRIK, encoded by the coding sequence ATGCTCCGCAACTGGAAAGAGATTGTTCGTAAACTGAAAGAAGATATTTATACTTTATACCTGGCTTCGCGGGACCCGCGCATTCCGTTTATGGCTAAAGTGGTGCTTGTACTTACAGTAGCCTACGCCTTCAGCCCCATCGACCTGATTCCGGATTTTATACCTGTGCTGGGTTACCTGGATGACCTGCTGCTATTACCCCTTGGCATATGGCTAAGTATAAAATTAATGCCTGCTGATGTGCTGGAAGAATACCGCCAGAAAGCCCGCCAGACCTTACAGCACCCACGAAAAACCAGTTACACTATGGCTGCCGTGATCGTTATTATCTGGTTACTGATCGGGTATTGGGTATACCAAGCCTACATTTCACGTATTAAATAA
- a CDS encoding metal-dependent hydrolase: MASAFAHAVAALTIGKTYPSKYTSAKFWLLGALCTILPDADVVMFKFGVPYEHLFGHRGFSHSLVFAVILGVIVTAVFYRSIKLISIQGIVFTLFFTICTASHTLLDALTNGGLGVAIFAPFDNTRYFLPWRPIQVSPIGVGNFFSEWGWRVIKSELLWVGFPSVVYIACVVLIKSVSKKS; the protein is encoded by the coding sequence ATGGCATCAGCATTTGCACACGCTGTAGCAGCTTTAACTATCGGTAAAACTTACCCAAGCAAGTATACTTCAGCTAAATTCTGGCTACTTGGCGCGCTTTGTACTATACTTCCGGATGCGGACGTGGTAATGTTTAAGTTTGGGGTGCCTTACGAGCATTTGTTCGGGCACAGGGGCTTTTCGCACTCACTGGTTTTTGCAGTTATACTAGGGGTTATAGTTACAGCTGTTTTCTATAGAAGTATAAAACTCATAAGTATACAGGGGATAGTGTTTACACTTTTCTTTACGATCTGCACTGCTTCGCATACTTTGCTGGATGCGCTAACTAACGGTGGTTTAGGTGTGGCTATATTTGCCCCTTTCGATAATACCCGCTACTTCCTACCCTGGCGTCCGATACAAGTCTCCCCTATTGGTGTTGGCAACTTCTTTAGCGAGTGGGGCTGGCGGGTCATTAAAAGCGAACTGCTGTGGGTAGGCTTTCCTTCTGTAGTTTATATTGCTTGTGTTGTTCTGATCAAGAGCGTTAGCAAGAAAAGCTAA
- a CDS encoding 5'-nucleotidase C-terminal domain-containing protein has protein sequence MKYPIHSYITALFLAASTVGCQQKVWQPQASLEQTDVPVDSTVIADPEAEAMIAPYRTQVSTKMSEVIGTAATELRKADYESPLGNFVTDLLLEQTNKLMDTPVDMAQTTNGGLRVPLPAGPVNVGNIFELMPFENEVVVLTLDGPTTQELFDFAAKTGISPIANATYTVKDGKAADVKIGGKPLDTSRNYTIVTSDYLASGGDNMAMFKKAIKTEKAGMMMRDMIINHIKELTAAGKQITADTKPRVAGVQKK, from the coding sequence ATGAAATACCCGATCCATAGTTATATAACTGCCCTTTTTCTGGCTGCATCTACCGTGGGGTGCCAGCAGAAGGTATGGCAACCACAAGCCAGTCTCGAACAAACCGATGTACCAGTTGATAGTACCGTAATTGCCGACCCGGAAGCCGAGGCCATGATAGCGCCATACCGTACGCAGGTGAGCACCAAGATGAGTGAAGTAATTGGTACGGCAGCTACAGAGCTCCGCAAAGCAGATTACGAATCGCCACTGGGTAATTTTGTAACAGACCTGCTGCTGGAGCAGACAAACAAGCTGATGGATACGCCAGTAGACATGGCCCAGACCACGAACGGCGGTTTGCGTGTACCGCTTCCGGCAGGCCCTGTAAACGTGGGCAATATTTTTGAGCTGATGCCTTTCGAGAACGAAGTGGTAGTGCTGACGCTGGATGGACCAACTACGCAGGAACTATTCGATTTTGCAGCTAAAACCGGAATATCGCCTATAGCCAATGCTACCTACACTGTAAAAGATGGCAAAGCTGCTGATGTTAAAATAGGAGGAAAGCCACTGGATACTTCCCGCAACTATACTATCGTAACTTCTGATTACCTGGCCAGCGGAGGCGATAACATGGCTATGTTCAAGAAAGCCATTAAGACAGAGAAAGCAGGCATGATGATGCGCGACATGATCATCAACCACATAAAAGAACTGACAGCTGCCGGTAAACAAATAACAGCCGATACTAAACCACGAGTTGCCGGGGTACAGAAAAAATAG